Within Candidatus Eisenbacteria bacterium, the genomic segment CTCGAGGATGATCGCGGCTCGCGACTATGACGGGGCGAGCAGAAACGCCGACAGCCTGCTCGCTCTCGCCCTCGAGCCCGCCCTCGCGGAATGTGTCGAGTATCGCAAGATCACTCTTGATACCCAGCGCTCGGGCGACTACACGGCGGGTTGCGGCAAGCTCCGCGAGTACATGGCCCGCCACCCCGACGGACAACGGACGGAACTGGCGAGGAGAACCCTCGAGCAGCAGTGGTCCCCGATCGCCGATCTCGAGGAGCAGGCGCGCAGAACGCCGACGGACGCCGCCGCGTATCGCAGGCTCGGAATGACCTGCGTTCAGGCCGGTCTGGGTTTGAAGGCCGTCGATGCCCTCGAGCGATCGGAGGCCCTGGAGCCGGAAAACCCGCAGACGCGCCTCTACCTCGGCTATGCCTACGCGACGGCCGGACGCAGGGAGGATGCGGTCAAGGCGTTCGACTTCTACCTCGGCAGGAATCCGAACGACACCAACGCCCTGAACCTGATCGGCTACAGCTACCTCGGCCTCGGGCAGCCGGATCAGGCGATCCGCTACTTCGAGCGTTACGCCCAGGTGCAGCCCGACGATCCGAACGCCCACGACAGCCTCGGGGAGGGATACCTCAACGCAGGAAGGCTCGAGGATGCGGCGCGGGAGTACGAGAAGGCCATCGCCCTCGATCCTTCCTTCGCCAACTCCTACTTCATGCTCGGCGACGTCTACCGCCGCATGGGAAAGGCGGATCCTGCGATCAAGGCGTACGAGGATTTCCTGAAGAACACGGCGACCGGTCCGCAGGCGGAGGAGGCCCGGACCGCTCTCAATGAACTGACCAAGCGATAGGCGCAACCCGGAGGGACCCACACATGAAGCTCAACCTCACCCGCAGGAGATTCCTGGCGCGAACGGCGGCGCTCGGCGCCGCCCTTGCATCCGCGGGACGGATGGGACGCGCCCTCTCGGCCGCCGGCCTCGACCTCTACCATCCGCCGCTCGATCTGGCAGTCGCTCGCGGCGAGTCGCCCGTGAAGAACTGCCTCGCCGCGGTGGAGGCGCTGGGGGGCTTCCACAAGTTCGTCCATCCCGGAGATCTGGTGGTCGTCAAGCCGAACCCGATCGGCGGTAACCCGCCCGAGATGGCGATCAACACCCACCCGGAAATGGTCGAGGCGGTCGTGCGCGAGTGCGTCGCCGCGGGCGCGGGCAGAGTCGTCGTCCTCAGCCACGACGAGCTTCGCTCCTTCGAGGGGAACGGGACTGCGGCCGCGGTCCGGCGCGCCGGCGGGACGATCAAAGCCGCGCAGGACAGGAGCGAGTACCGGGAGATCCCCGTGCCGCGGGGCAGGATCCTCCGCACCGTGGAGATCGCGGGCGATGTCCTCGACGCCGACGTCTTCATCAACATGCCGATCGCGAAGCATCATGCTGGATCGCGAGTGACGCTGGCGATGAAGAACCTCATGGGGATCAACTGGGATCGGATCACCTTCCATCGCACCGACCTGCATCAGTGCATCTCGGAGCTCGCGGGCGCCATCCGGCACAATCTGGTCATCATGGACGCGAATCACGTGCTCCTGAGCAACGGTCCCGCGGGCCCCGGAGAGGTGCTGAAGGCGCGGCAGGTGATCGCCGGGATCGACCCGGTCGCGGTCGATGCCTTCGCCGCGCGCTTCTTCAATCTGGATCCGTCAGCGATCGCGCACATCCAAGGGGCATACGATCTCGGCGTGGGCGAGATCGACATGGGGAAGCTCGCGATCAAGGAGTTCGACGCCTAGGCGAGGAGGATCGCATGTACAGAACGATTGCCGACTTCTTGACCGACTGGACCGAGGAGAGCAGCGGGACGCAGAAGATCCTGGACGCGTTGAGCGACGGATCCCTATCGCAGAAGGTGACCCAGGAGGGTCGCACGCTCGCACATCTCGCCTGGCACTTGACCCTGACCGTGGGCGAGATGATGCGCGACGCGGGCCTTCCCATCAGCCCTCTGGACGAGAAGGCGCCGGTTCCCGAGAAGGCGGGAGAGATCCAGGAGGCCTACCGCCGCGACGCCGCCGCGCTCTCAACGCACCTCCCCTCGAAGTGGACCGACGCGATGCTCGAGGACGAGATCTCCATGTACGGGCAGACCTGGAAGCGCCATCAGGTCCTCTCGGCCCTGATCATGCACCAGGCGCACCATCGCGGGCAGATGACGGTCGTCATGAGGCAGGCCGGCCTGCGGGTTCCCGGGATCTACGGCCCCTCCAAGGAAGAATGGGGCGCCTACAACATGCCCGCCCCGTGGTGAGCCGCCGCGGCCCGGCGAGGAGAGCGCAGCCGCGTAGCTGAGCCCGTCCCCTGGAACGAGACAGGCGAGACCGGGGGTCGTTCCTCGGGCATCGACCTTCCATAGAACGTCCCGGCCTTCCCGTGCGTCTAAGGAGTCGTCGGGATGCGGGGATGAAGCGGAGGTCGGAGCCCCTGCGCCCGCCGGAGCCATGTCAGGATCGACTCGGGAGGCTGCCATGTCATTGACCAGCAAGATGTTACTGGCTGTAGCCGGATGCGCGGTGCTGTTCCTGCTCGCCCCGCTCGCCTCCCTGGAAGTGCCGATGCACGCGGTCCAGATCCAGTTTCGGGGACCCGGCTGCGGACCCGGCGGCAGCGCCATCGAGATCCCCGTCCCGGGACCGCCGATCATGGGCTTCGGTCTGCTCCCGGAGTTCCTCAGCAAGGGGATGGAGATCGGCGACAGGGGCTGGGTGGCCATCATGCGGGCCGGGTGCAAGGCCGTGAACGCCGCGCAGGACCTGATCGTCCTCCGGGTCGGAGCGCCGCATTGGCCTGCCTCGTTCTGCCCGGGGCCAGGTTGCATGCCCCCAGGCTTCATGTCTCAGATCGATCCCCTCTCGCTTGTCGGCCGACTCGACATCGGCACTCCCACAGCCGTCGTCCCCGTGGTGATCCGGGGCATCATCGGTTCCCTCTAGCAAGGTAGAGATCGAGGGCGAGCAGCATGTGGGCCGCGCCGCTCGGGATCGTCTCCATCGAATGGACGAAGCAGCGGAGCGTGCGCTCGGCCAGCGCCGTGGCCTCGGAGTCGCCCGTCATCCGCGCAAGCCGGATCATCCCGCACGCGGCGAGGGAGTTGCCGGATGGGGCTCCCGAGTCCTCCGCATGCTTCGTGCGCGCGATCAGATCGCGACGCTCCTCGCCCGTGTCGAAGAAGCCCCCGCCGCCATCGTCCCAGAAGCGCTCCTTCATCGATCCAAGGACGCGGGACGCCTCCCTCAGCCAATCGGCGTTCCCCGAAGCCTCGTGAAGATCGATCAGGCCGACGAGCATGGCTGCGTGGTCGTCGAGGAAGGCGGGAACTCTGGCCGCGCCGCCCAGCCACATGTGCAGGAGATTGCCGTTCCCGTCGTTGAGTTCGCGCAGGAGGAAGCCGGCCGCCTTCTCGGCCGTCCGCAGGAAGTCAGGTTCCCCAAGCGCCCTTGAGCCGCGAGCGAATGCGGAGACGGCGAGCCCGTTCCAGTCGAGCAACACCTTCTCGTCCCGCGCCGGCTTCGGGCGCCGCTCTCGCGCCTGGTAGAGAGCGCGGCGCGCCTCCTCAAGCCGCCCGCGCACATCCGCCTCCGCGAGACCCGAGACGGCAGCGACCTCCTGGTCGGTCCTGACGCGGTGCACCACGCACCGGCCCTCGAAGTTGCCGACATCGTCGACGTCATAGGCCCTGGAGAAGAGATCCGCCGTCTCCGCATCCAGGACGGCGCCGATCTCCTCTGGGGTCCAGGTGTGAAAGATTCCTTCCCCCTCCGGGCTCTCCGCGTCCTGGCTGCAACAGAATCCCCCCTCGGGCAGCGTCATCTCGCGCGAGAGATAGTCGAGCGTCTCGCGCGCGACGCTCGCGAAGCCCTGATCGCCGGTGACCTCATGCGCGTCGAGGTAGGCGATCGCCAGCAGGGCGTTGTCGTAGAGCATCTTCTCGAAAAGGGGTATCAACCACCTCTCATCGGTCGAGTATCGATGGAACCCGCCCGCGAGATGATCGTAGATCCCTCCCGCCGCCATCGAGGCGAGCGTGACGCGAACCATGCGCAGGGCTTCGAGATCGCCGGTTCGATGGTGCTGACGCAGCAGGAGGCGAAGAGAGGCGCTCGAGGGGAACTTGGGCGCGCGCGTCCGCCGCCTTGGCGGATCAAAGCCGAACCTGGAAGTGTACCATGCGGTCCCCCCGCTCCGGAGCGGAATCGCGGCGACGACGCCTGGCGGGCGCGCGGGGAGATTCCCTCCTCCATCCGACTCCCCCGGACGGGTAGAATGGCGGAGTGAGGTCGGAACCCGAAGAACGATGCCGGCGAATCTGACACCGCAGTACCAGGCCGCGGAAGAGCGCTACCGCAAGGCCGAAACCCTCGAGGAGAAGATCGAGGCTCTTCGGGAGATGCTCGCCACGATCCCCAAGCACAAGGGGACCGAGAAGCTCCAAGCGGACATCAAGCGGAGACTCTCCAAGTCCCTCGAATTGCAGGAGCAGGGCCGCCGATCCGGAGGCCGCCGGCATGACCCCGGCCACATCCCCCGAGAGGGAGCCGGGCAGGTCGCCTTGCTCGGCCCGCCGAATTCGGGGAAGTCCTCCCTGCTCGCCGTCCTGACGAGCGCCCACCCCGAGATCGCCGACTATCCATTCACGACGAAGCTCCCGATGCCGGGGATGATGCACTTCGAGGACGTGCAGGTGCAGCTCGTCGACACCCCGCCGCTCTCCGCCGAGCCCTTCGATCCTCTGCTGGTCAACATCGGCCGCAACGCGGATGTTCTCGTCCTTATCCTCGATGCTGCGGACCCGGAGGCGCTAGAGCACGCGGCGGCGGCGCAGCGCTTTCTGACGCGCTCCCGCATCGTCCCGAAAGGACGCCCCGTGCCTGAGGAGCTTGGGATCGCCGCCCGCGTGATGCCGGTCCGCTTCGTCCTCAACAAGATCGATCTCGATTCCGATGAGGACGCGGCCGGCATGGTCCACGAGGCGATGGGGAGCGATCTTCCCATGCACAAGGTCTCGACAATCCGCGGAACGGGGATCGAGGACCTGCGCGCCGCGCTCTTCAAGGTTCTCGACGTGATCCGAGTCTACGCGAAGGAGCCGGGCAAGAAGCCCGACATGAACAGGCCGTTCGTCCTGAAGCGGGGCGCGAGCGTGATGGACCTCGCGGAGATCATCCACAAGGACTTCGTCCAGAAGTTCAAGTTCGCGAGAATCTGGGGTTCAGCGCGATTCGACGGCCAGCCCGTCGAGCGAGCCCACCCCCTCGAGGATCGGGACATAGTCGAGATCCATGCGTAGGTGCGGATGATGACTGCCGCCTCGACGATCGGCCCCCCAAGCGAGACGACCCCCGATTCCGCGCGCCCGCGAGGGGCCGCCGGCGTCGCGCTCGGTCCACGCGGCCCCTGGCTTCTCATCGCGGCCCTCGCTGTCCTCGACTTCCTGGTCCGGCTGCCGGTCGCGCTCCGTCCGATCGAGTTCATTGACGGTCTCGTGCTGCCCGACGACGCCTACATCTCCCTGACTCTCGCGAGGAACATCGCCCGCGGGCTGGGCCCCCTTTACGGCCTCGATCCGACCAACGGGTTTCAGCCCCTCTTCGTCTTCCTCATGGTCCCCTTCTACTGGATTCATCCCGTGAACCCCGAGTCCCCCGTGCACGCCGCCCTCGTGATGCTCTCGGTGTTCGACGCGGCGACCCTGGCCGTCCTCTGCATCCTCGCGATGAGGATCGTTCCCTCGCGCGCGGCGCCGCTCTTCCTTGCCGCGGCGTGGATCTTCAATCCCTATGCGATCCGGCAGAGCGTGAACGGCCTCGAGACCGCGGTCGCGGTCTGTTTCAGCGCGGGATCCCTCTTGGCCCTCGAGAGGCTGCTGGCGGCCGAGGGCCGCCGCGCCCGGGATCGAGCGGCCCTCTTGCTCGGGCTCATGGGCGGCCTGGCTGCCCTGGCGAGGATCGACTGCGTTCTGCTTCTTCTGACGGCCGGGGCGGTCCTCCTCCGGAGATCCGCCGGCGCGGGACGCACGGGAGACGCCTTGAGACCCATCCTGCTCGCCGCGGGGATCGCGATCCTCGTCAATCTTCCCTGGTGGGGATACGCCCTTCACCACACCGGGGAGATCTTCCCCGTGAGCGGCAAAGCCGTCCGGCACATGTCGCTTGCCAACGTCGACCACGCGCCGACCATCGCCAACTTCTACTTGCCCAATCTCGCGAGGGCAGGACAGATCATCATGAACGGAAGCAGGATCGCGATCGCCGGACTGATCGTTCTTCTGCTCCTGGGCGGACTCCTGGGGGGACGCGCCGCCCTCTTGAGCTTGACGCGCCCCCTCGCGAGCCTGCTTCCCGCGCTTGTCTATGTGGTCGCGCTCTGTCTCGCCTACTCCCTCTTCATCTTCGCGCCCTGGTTCTTCGCCCGATACCTCTTCCCCGGCGCCATGCTCTTCGCCCTCGGCATCGGGATCGTCGCGGGCGCCTTCTGGTTGCGATTCGCCGCGGATCCACGGCGATGGGGGCTGCTCGGCGTCGTCCTGGCCTTCATCTTGATAGGCAACATCCTCCCGCCCTCGCTGCGCGAGCTGTACACATCGCGCGACACGATCGAGTCGGGTTACATGAACGTGGGTCTCTGGGCGCGCGAGCGCTTCC encodes:
- a CDS encoding tetratricopeptide repeat protein is translated as MDRRPRLPIVARSAPAILLLLLLVLATAARAATAPEFDRATRLTMTGDLAGAAREYESFLARSPQDRLAPVAAMASVNLHLRSIGDTMAAERLCDRILNDYPTCPYAPEAARRKGEIAQARGDWSRAGNDYALALDAASKMPGGGASDTWMNEVAISAADAFFRAGDRPKVVETYNKVLSGSPSPEVAAMALCRLGEAYEETGEMARAAASYAEVVRRHPASTVFDRAAAKRPLIDEHAKLDWGPILAYQAGSRMIAARDYDGASRNADSLLALALEPALAECVEYRKITLDTQRSGDYTAGCGKLREYMARHPDGQRTELARRTLEQQWSPIADLEEQARRTPTDAAAYRRLGMTCVQAGLGLKAVDALERSEALEPENPQTRLYLGYAYATAGRREDAVKAFDFYLGRNPNDTNALNLIGYSYLGLGQPDQAIRYFERYAQVQPDDPNAHDSLGEGYLNAGRLEDAAREYEKAIALDPSFANSYFMLGDVYRRMGKADPAIKAYEDFLKNTATGPQAEEARTALNELTKR
- a CDS encoding DUF362 domain-containing protein, whose amino-acid sequence is MKLNLTRRRFLARTAALGAALASAGRMGRALSAAGLDLYHPPLDLAVARGESPVKNCLAAVEALGGFHKFVHPGDLVVVKPNPIGGNPPEMAINTHPEMVEAVVRECVAAGAGRVVVLSHDELRSFEGNGTAAAVRRAGGTIKAAQDRSEYREIPVPRGRILRTVEIAGDVLDADVFINMPIAKHHAGSRVTLAMKNLMGINWDRITFHRTDLHQCISELAGAIRHNLVIMDANHVLLSNGPAGPGEVLKARQVIAGIDPVAVDAFAARFFNLDPSAIAHIQGAYDLGVGEIDMGKLAIKEFDA
- a CDS encoding thioredoxin domain-containing protein codes for the protein MVRVTLASMAAGGIYDHLAGGFHRYSTDERWLIPLFEKMLYDNALLAIAYLDAHEVTGDQGFASVARETLDYLSREMTLPEGGFCCSQDAESPEGEGIFHTWTPEEIGAVLDAETADLFSRAYDVDDVGNFEGRCVVHRVRTDQEVAAVSGLAEADVRGRLEEARRALYQARERRPKPARDEKVLLDWNGLAVSAFARGSRALGEPDFLRTAEKAAGFLLRELNDGNGNLLHMWLGGAARVPAFLDDHAAMLVGLIDLHEASGNADWLREASRVLGSMKERFWDDGGGGFFDTGEERRDLIARTKHAEDSGAPSGNSLAACGMIRLARMTGDSEATALAERTLRCFVHSMETIPSGAAHMLLALDLYLARGNR
- a CDS encoding TGS domain-containing protein — protein: MPANLTPQYQAAEERYRKAETLEEKIEALREMLATIPKHKGTEKLQADIKRRLSKSLELQEQGRRSGGRRHDPGHIPREGAGQVALLGPPNSGKSSLLAVLTSAHPEIADYPFTTKLPMPGMMHFEDVQVQLVDTPPLSAEPFDPLLVNIGRNADVLVLILDAADPEALEHAAAAQRFLTRSRIVPKGRPVPEELGIAARVMPVRFVLNKIDLDSDEDAAGMVHEAMGSDLPMHKVSTIRGTGIEDLRAALFKVLDVIRVYAKEPGKKPDMNRPFVLKRGASVMDLAEIIHKDFVQKFKFARIWGSARFDGQPVERAHPLEDRDIVEIHA